A segment of the Tissierellales bacterium genome:
ATCATGTTGTAAAGTTCTACTGATTCGCCATTTTCTTCCCAGTCTGTAATAAGTTCTATTTCTCCATCGTAGTGATTAAATTCTACATCAATTCCCTCAGATGTAACTATACGTCTTTTACCTCTATTTAAGAATATCTCAGCCGAGTTTACTCCACCAAGTTCTTCCATATCATTTTTGTAAATACTATCTTTAAATCCCATCATAAGTTGCATTATATCTTCTTTTGAAAATTGACTCTCTATAGCCATTGCTTCTTTTTCACTTGGTTTAGCCATAGGATAGTATGGATTCTTTACAAAAGTTGCTGCATAAGCTGCCTTCTCAAGAATTTTTTCAACATCGGATTTTTCCATAGTTGGAGAAATACTTACAGTAGATGATCCCATATATTTTTGGTCATCTTCTTCAAATACTCTATAAATAGTAACTGCATAATTTACTACAGCCTTTCCCCTGTTCATATCTAAATCCTTTTTTATAAAGAAAAGCTCTTTAGATTCTATAGTATCTTCTATTATTTTGTAGTGATCAACTTCTAATCCTGATATGACTGACTTAATTATTTCTAGCATTATGCCAACCTCCCTTTAGCTTTGAGATAAGGACCACCTGTCGATGTTTTTACAAATTCTTTGTAACCTTTACCGCAAGCTCCTGTCCCAGATAATTTGAAATCTTTCGAAACCATAGATATAGACTTAAGTAAATCTGGTACATAACCAGTCAAATAAACTGGCGCCACTATCTTACCTGTCAATTTACCATCAATTATCTCTCTACCCTTCATTGCAACACATTGAATTCCCCAGTTTTTTGGATCTTCCATACCGCTTTGGAAACCTTCAAGTAAATATCCATTTTCTATAGATTTTACCATTTCATCTAATGTGCTCTCTCCTGGTGAGAAGAAAGTATTTGTCATACGAGCATATACTTTTCTTTCAAATGACTCTCTCTTACCATTTCCTGTCGGTACAGTCCCTAACTTCATAGCAGAAAGTAAATCTGAAATCCCTGATTTTAGTATTCCATCATCAATTACTACAGTATCTGTTCCAATAGTACCTTCATCATCAAATAGATATGATGATACTTCTGTAGCTGATTTTGCTCCATCATGCATTCTAACACCATTTGCAGCAACTGCTTTATCAACAAATTCCACAGCTTTTGCTCTTTGCTTTACAAACATATCCATCTCAACTCCATGACCAAATGCTTCATGAGCTATAAGTCCTGCCATATCTGGGTCACAAATTATATCATATTCACCAGGAGACAGTCTCTCTGCTGATAATAAGTCCTTAACTTCATTTACCGCAACTTGAAGACCTGAATGCATTTCATCAAGTATCTCTGCACCTTTCATTCCAGAAAATCCTTTAAAAGCGTACTTTACACCTTCTTCATTTCTTCCAATAGGAATCAAATAGCTACTTACCCAATTATAAGACTGCTCTAAATCTTTATTTGATGAAATAAATAACT
Coding sequences within it:
- a CDS encoding TldD/PmbA family protein, with the translated sequence MLEIIKSVISGLEVDHYKIIEDTIESKELFFIKKDLDMNRGKAVVNYAVTIYRVFEEDDQKYMGSSTVSISPTMEKSDVEKILEKAAYAATFVKNPYYPMAKPSEKEAMAIESQFSKEDIMQLMMGFKDSIYKNDMEELGGVNSAEIFLNRGKRRIVTSEGIDVEFNHYDGEIELITDWEENGESVELYNM
- a CDS encoding TldD/PmbA family protein: MKVEMSKFLQESKTRLKELVGNLGKDFKYVSVLGSDTTGTKYQVTQTGASIGESNWSERGFVARVYNGIGYSEYSFNTMDDLSDIEKRIKTIAKSDVDNLKSQGMEFVEYPVIEEDEISESFYGEVEKDPEAMSPKDVINTLTDLKNEGMSLAEFLIDFRAIYESVKVCKLFISSNKDLEQSYNWVSSYLIPIGRNEEGVKYAFKGFSGMKGAEILDEMHSGLQVAVNEVKDLLSAERLSPGEYDIICDPDMAGLIAHEAFGHGVEMDMFVKQRAKAVEFVDKAVAANGVRMHDGAKSATEVSSYLFDDEGTIGTDTVVIDDGILKSGISDLLSAMKLGTVPTGNGKRESFERKVYARMTNTFFSPGESTLDEMVKSIENGYLLEGFQSGMEDPKNWGIQCVAMKGREIIDGKLTGKIVAPVYLTGYVPDLLKSISMVSKDFKLSGTGACGKGYKEFVKTSTGGPYLKAKGRLA